CACGCGGTCGGCACGATGAACAGCTCCGCGCCGAGGCCGAGCGTCATGCGGCGAAAGAGCTCCGGGAAGCGTATGTCGTAGCATATCGCGAGGCCGACCTTGCCGAACTCGCCCGTGTCCACTACGACGGCCTTGTCTCCGTGAGTGAAGGAGTCGGCCTCGTGCCCGTAGCAGGAAAAGAGGTGTATTTTGTGATATTCCGCTATGTCGTTGCCGCGGCGGTCGAATAGTATGCTGGCGTTGAAGAGCTTGTCACCGCGTTTTTCGGCGAAGCTGCCGCAGTGGATGTATGCTCCGAGCGCGCGCGCCTTCTCGGATATGCGGCGCATCAGCGGGCCGTCCTTTTCCTCGGCGAAATCCCATATCGTCCTGTAGCTCAGAAGGCCGACGTTCCACAGTTCCGGCAGCACTATCAGGTCGGCTCCGGCGCACGAATCTATAAGCCCCATCACGCGGCCAACGAGCGCTTCGCCGCCGTCCTTTTCCTTAGGCGATATCTGGAGCTGTATAAGAGATATTTTCATGACTATCCCCCATTTTATAAAAACTATCGTTATCCTATATCGTTTCCGGCGCGTTTGCAAGCCCCGTGCGCGGCCGCGAGGCTATTCCGTCACGCCCGTCCTGTGCACCGTTATCACGCCGGAGGCGGATTTTTTCACGCGCATGCTGACTGAGGAGGCGCGCTCGTATTTTTCGTTTCCGGCCTCGGAGACCGTCGTCCTTATGTAATAAGCGCGGACAGCGCCGCCGTCCTCCGTCACGAAGGGCGCGACGCGCGGTATCCCGGCCGCGCCGGCGCGCTCGCTGAAGGAATCGGGATAATGAAGGTCGTAGCAGGCGCATTTTATGACGTAGCGCGGATTTTCGGCGCGCAGAGCGTCGAATATGCCGTCGGGCACGTCCGGAGTAGGGTCGTCCGCCGGCGCGGCGTCGGGCGAAAATCCGCCGGAGGCGGCTATCTGCGCGGCGTTGGCCGCAAACCAGGCCTCAGCCGCCGCCGAGGCCTGGGCCGAGACGTTTCCTATGCGGAGCGCGCGGGCCGCCTCCGCCCTTTCCTCCGCCAGCCGCAGCGACGAATCGAGGGCGAGCGCCAGCAGTGAGAGCAGAGCCGTCGAGGCGGCGAGGACGTATATCAGCGTGAAGCCGCGCTTTTTACGCGGCCAGGCGCGGAGCTCAGCCCTGCCGGCGGCGAAGTTTTTCAAGAGCGATTTTTGCTGCGGCGAACTCGGCTTCTTTTATTGAGGGCCCCCAGGCTTCGGCGGAAAGTCCGCCACCCGCCGTGAGTCCGACTTTGAAGCTGCTGGCGTGCTCCGGGCCGCGCCGCTCGAGCAGTTTGTAGACTGGGGCTGACTCGCCGGATCCCTGCAAAAGCTCCTGAAGCTCTGTTTTCGGATCCTTTTCCATGACCGGCGCGGCGGCCTCCTCCTTAGTGTCGAGGAAGCGCGAGACCACGCCGCGCGCGGCCTCGTATCCGCCGTCGCGGAAGACGGCGCCGAAGACGGCCTCGACGCAGTCCGCCGCCATCGAGCCGGTGGGGGTTTTAATACTTTTCCCTAGGCGTATGAGCGGTTTCAGCCCGTTGGCCGAGGCCCAGTCGTTAAGGCTGTTTTTGCAGACGAGGCGCGCGCGCAGCCGCGTCATCTCGCCTTCGCTGAAATCCGGGTAGGCGGAGAAGAGCCGCTCCGAGGTGAACAGTTCAAGCACGGCGTCGCCTAAAAACTCGAGCCGCTCGTTGTAGGACGAGCCGTTTTCGTTCGCGTAGGAAGAATGGGTCAGCGCCTCAGTCAGAAGCGCCGCGTCCTTAAATTCGTAACCCAGCTTTAATTGAAAGGCGCGAAGTTCTTCTTCGCGCCTTTTGTCGTTCTTCATTGATGTGCGCTATTTAAGGCTCTCTATCGCGAGGACTCCGTTGTGTCCGCCGAAGCCGAAGCTGTTGATGAGCGCCTTGTCCACCTTCGCGTTCACCGCCTTGTTCGGCACGACGTTGAGCGCGCATTCGGGATCCGGCGTCTCGAAGTTTATCGTCGGGTGGACGACGCCGCGCTCGAAGGCGAGCAGGGCGGCTATCGTTCCGACGGCGCCGGCCGCGCCGAGGGCGTGTCCTATCATCGACTTCGTGGCCTGCACCATGACTTTATCGGAGGCGTCGCCCATGAGACGCTTTATCGCGGCGGTCTCCATCTTCTCGTTGAGAGGCGTTGAGGTGCCGTGCGCGTTGATGAGGTCTACCTCTTCAGGTTTCCATCCGGCCTTGCGCACCGCCATCGCCATCGCGCGGTAAGCCCCGTCTCCGTCGGGCGACGGCGCCGTTATATGGTGCGCGTCGCACGAAAGCCCGTAGCCTTTGACCTCCGCGTAGATGTGAGCGCCGCGCGCCTTCGCGTGCTCATACTCTTCAAAGACGAGGATTCCAGCGCCCTCGCCTATGACGAAGCCGTCACGGTCGAGGTCGAACGGACGCGAGGCGTGCTTCGGGTCGTCGTTGCGGCACGAGAGCGCCTTGAGCGAGCCGAAACCGGCGGTAGCGAGGGGCGATATGGCGGCTTCCACTCCGCCCGTTATCATGACGTCGGCGTCGCCGCGCACGATGCAGTTGTAAGCCTCGCCCATGCTGTGTATCGAGCTGGCGCAGGCTGTGACGACGGCCATGTTCGGCCCCTTCGCTCCGAGGCGTATGCCTATGTAGGCGGCGGGCATGTTCGTTATCATCATCGGCACCATGAACGGGCTGACGCGGCTCGGCCCCTTCTCGTAGAGCAGGCGGAAGTTTTCTTCTATAGTGTTGATGCCGCCCTCTCCGCTTCCGACGTAGACTCCGAACATCTCAGGGTCGAGCGCGGCGACGTCGAGTCCCGCGTCGGCGACTGCGAGGTCGGCACCGGCGGCCGCGAAGTGCAGCACGCGGTCGGTGCGGCGCACCTCTTTCTTGTCAAGCCAGTTCTCGGGGTTGAAGTTCTTGACCTCGGCGGCTATCTTTATGTTGTGCTTCTCTGTGTCGAAAAGAGTTATGTAATCTACGCCGTTCTCTCCGCGCTCGAGCGCGTTCCAGAACTCGTCTTTTCCGATTCCGATCGGGGTTACGGCACCGCAGCCCGTGATTACCACTCTTCTGTCATTCATCGGCGTCATAGGTTCCCTCCCTGGAAGAAGGGGGACTACACCACAAAATGCAGCCCCCCGGTTGACTCAGCTGATATTAGTCCTCGACTCCGAGCTTGCCCTTTACGTACTCCATGGCCTCTCCGACGGTGGTGAGCTTCTCTGCGTCCTCGTCGGGGATTTCGATGTCGAATTCCTCTTCGATGCCCATGATGAGCTCGACGATGTCGAGCGAGTCTGCGCCGAGGTCCTCGACGAACGAGGCTTCCGGCTTGATCTGATCCTCTTCGGCGTTGAGGCGGTCCATTACGATTTCCTTAAGCTTCTGCTGTACTTCTTCCATTTTCATTGCAAATCTCTCCTTTGGGATATTGGTAGTCTTGGTGTTTTTATACAAAAAGTCTTTTTCAGACTTTTTCTCTTTTCTAGCGCATCGTTATGCCGCCGTCTACGGCGAGCGTCTGCCCCTGTATGTACGCGGCCCCCTCGGATACGAGGAAGGCTACGGCCTCCGCGACGTCCTGCGGGGAGCCGGGACGTCCGGCCGGTATGCTCGCGATGAACTGCGACTTCACGTCGTCGGAGAGCACGGCTGTCATGTCGGTCTCGATGAAGCCCGGAGCCACTGCGTTGACCGTGACGCCGCGCGAGGCAACCTCGCGCGCGAGGCTCTTGACGAAGCCTATCACTCCGGCCTTCGCCGCAGCGTAGTTGCACTGCCCCGGGCTTCCCTGAAGGCCGTTGACCGACGATACGGCGACTATGCGGCCCCAGCGCCCCTTGAGCATCGGGCGCACGGCCTCTTTCGCGCAATAGTAAAGCGAGCTGAGGTCGGTTTTTATAACGTCGTCCCAATCGGCGTCTTTCATGCGCATGAGAAGATTGTCGCGCGTGACGCCGGCGTTGCAGACGAGGATGTTTACGGGGCCGAGCTTTTCCGCGGCGGCCTTGAACATTTCTTTGACTTCCGCCGCGTCCGAGACGTCGGCCTTTACGGCGAAAGCTTCGCCGCCGGCGGCCGTTATCTCGTTCACGACCTCGTTCGCCGCTTCCTCGGAACGGCTGTAGTTCACCGCCACAGCGCAGCCGCGTCTGGCGAGCTCGAGAGCTATCGCGCGTCCTATGCCGCGCCCGGCGCCCGTTACGAGCGCAACCTTTTTATCCGGCATCGCGCGCGCTCCTCAGATAGTCCGCCGCAGCCACGAGTTCCTGCGAGTCGGAGACGGAATAGGGCCTCTTGCCCTTGCATATCTTTCTGACAAGGCCGGAGAGGACGCTTCCGGGGCCGAGCTCTATGTAGCCCTCGACGCCCTCCTTCTCCATTTCAAGTACCGACTGCGACCAGAGGACCGGCGAGTAGGTCTGTGTGTAGAGCGCATCGCGCACGGCTCCGACCTTTTGGACGGCGCGGGCCGTCGCGTTGGCTATTATCGGGAATTTCGGGTCGTGCCACTCTATCTGGGCGAAGGCTTCTTTAAGCTCGTCCGCGACGGGGCGCATGAGGGCGCAGTGGAACGGGGCGCTCACGCGCAGAGGGACGACCTTCGCCGTATATTTCTGCTCGATGAGCGCGACGGCGCGGGCTACGGCTGTAGCGTGCCCGGATATGACTATCTGCTTCGGCGAGTTGATGTTGGCGGCCTGGCAGACTTCGCCCTGAGCAGCCTCGCTGCATATCTCGCTCACTTCGCCGAGCTCGAGGCCTATTATCGCCGCCATCGAGCCGACTCCGAGAGGCACGGCGTCCTGCATGAGTCTGCCGCGCTTATGGACGAGGCGCACTCCGTCGGCGACGGAAATGGCTCCGGCGGCGACGAGCGCCGTGTATTCTCCGAGGCTGTGACCGGCCATGCACACCGGCTCCACGGCGGTGCCGAGCTCCTGCTCGAGCGCTCGGAACATCGCGACGCTGACGGTGAGTATCGCAGGCTGGGTTATCTCTGTATGAGCGAGCTGCTCCGGCGTGCCGTTGAATATTATGTCGCTCAGCGAGAAGCCAAGAGCTTCGTCCGCTTCGTCAAAAATCCTTTTCGCCGCGATATATTTATCGCAGACGTCCTTCCCCATTCCGGGGCGCTGCGCGCCCTGCCCGGGGAATATCATCGCATATTTCATCTGACGTATCTCTCCGATTCTGAAAGGATGGAATTCATCTCTGTTACGACGCTTTCTATGATGGAAGCTGCAGGCTCTATCGCTTTGACGAGCCCGGCGGACTGGCCGGACATGAACGAGCCCATGTCCGAATCTCCTTCGACCACGGCGAGGCGCAGCTTGCCTGCGCCGAGGGCTTCGAGTTCCGAAGCCGGGGCGTTTCCGGCCTCAAGCTCCTCGAACTGTTTGGTGAATTTATTTTTCAGAGCGCGGACCGGGTGCCCGAGCGAGCGTCCTGTGACTACGGTCGCCCTGTCGTTCGCTTTGATTATCTTTTCTTTATAATTGACGTGCGCGTTGCACTCAGAGGCACAGACGAAGCGAGTGCCCATCTGGACGCCGCTCGCGCCGAGCATGAAGGCCGCCGCCATGCCGCGTCCGTCCGCGATGCCGCCCGCCGCGATGACAGGGATCTTAACCGCGTCGGCTACCTGCGGCACGAGGTTCATCGTCGTCGTCTCTCCTATATGCCCGCCGGACTCCATGCCCTCGGCGACCACCGCGTCGGCTCCCTGCTTCTCCACGCGCTCCGCGAGAGCGACGGCGGCGACGACCGGAATGATTATCGTGCCAAGCGGTTTGAGGCGCTCGATGACCTTGCCTGGCTGTCCCGCCCCGGTCGTAACGACAGGGACGCGGTATTTCGCCGCGAGCTCCAGCGCGTCGCCCGCGGTCGGCGACATAAGCATTATGTTGAGGCCGAACGGCTTGTCGGTGAGGGTCTTTATCTTCTGAAGCTGCTGCTCAAGAAGTTCTGGCGGCATATTCGCCCCCGCTATGATGCCGAGGCCTCCGCCGTTGCTGACGGCCGCGGCGAGGTCCGCATCCGCGACCCAGGCCATGCCGCCCTGGATTATCGGGTATTTGATTTTCAGAAGTTTGGTGATGGCGTTGTTTTCAAACATTGCAGATCCGCTCCTTACGCTTCATACAACAGCGCGCCCAGCGTCATACCGGCGCCGAAAGCCATAAAGAGAACCTTTTCGCCGCTTTTGATGCTGCCGGATTTCATAGCCTCGTCCAGCGTCACCATCAATGAGGCGGCCGACGTGTTGCCGTATTGTTCAAGATTCATGAGAGTGCGCTCCGTGGAAACTCCGAGGCGCTTGAAAAGGCTGTCTATTATGCGGGTGTTGGCCTGGTGCAGCACCCAGAAGCCTATCTCCGCCGGCTCGACGCCCGCTTTTTCGCAGAAGCTTTTTATAAATGGAGGAAGGTGGACGTTGACGAACTTGAACACCTCCGCCCCGTGCATACGGAGAACCGGATTATCGCGGCCTTCTTCCTTGTCTATCGTTATGAGGCGGTACTTCGAACCGTCGGCCTTGACCTCGCCGGCCGCGAAACGGGGGCCGCCGTCCTCGGAGCGCGTTAGCACGGCCGCGCCGGCGCCGTCGCCGAAAAGTATGCAGGTGCTGCGGTCGCTCCAGTCGAGCACGTCTTCAAAATCCTCCGAGCCTATGACGAGGACGTTTTTCCACACGCCGCTCGCGATGCCGGTGACGGCGGTCAGCATGGCGGTAAGGCTTCCTGTGCAGCCGGCGAGCACGTCGTATGCTCCGGCGTTGACCGCTCCGAGCATGCCCTGGATCTTGGCGGCCGTGCTCGGGCAGACCGTGTCGGGCGTATTGGTGGCCAAGATCACGAGGTCGAGCTCCGAGGCGTCAATTCCCGCGTCCTCAAGCGCGGCGAGCCCCGCCTTGTACGCGAGGTCGCTGCATTTCACGCCCTCGCCGGCGAAATGGCGCTTCCGTATGCCTGTGCGCGTCACTATCCATTCGTCGCTCGTGTCGAGAATTTTTTCAAAGTCAAAATTCGTCATTACCTTCTCGGGAATATATTTCCCCGTTCCGGCGATTCTGACAGGAAATCCGCTAATCATCGTTACCCTCCGCGCCTTTCGCTATTTCGTTCTGAATTCTCTCAACGCCGTTGCGCCGTATAAAATTCGCTCCGCTCGTTATCGCGTTGGCGATCGCGTTCGCGCTTGAACGGCCGTGGACCTTCACGACGCTGCCGCATACGCCGAGCACCGGCGAACCGCCGTACCGCTCCCAGTCGAAGCGTCCCATTATGCGCTTCATGGCCGGAAGCATAAAAAAGCATCCGATCTTCGGAAGCATGTGGTGTTTGTATTCTTCTTTGAGCTGGCTCTGTATAAGTTCTCCGAGCCCTTCTCCGAATTTGATGACGACGTTGCCCGTGAACCCGTCGCAGACGACGACGTCGGATATTCCGTTCGGGATGTCCTTGCCCTCGGCGTAGCCCTGAAAGTTGAGCTTCGTCTGCTCGATCAGCGCCCGCGCCGCGGAGATGACCTCGTCGCCCTTAGTCGCCTCCTCGCCGTTGCTGAGCAGGCGGACGGATGGATTCTCGACGTTTCTGAAAAGTTTCATATATATGGAGCCCATCTGGGCGAACTGCAGAAGGTTCACCGGCTTGCAGCGCACCGTGCCGCCGACGTCCATCAGCAGAGTGCAGCGGTTGAGCACCGGCAGCACCGCGCCGAGCCCCGGGCGGTCTATCCCTGGGATGCGTCCGAGCAGAAGCACGGCGCCAGCCGCTATCGCCCCGGTGTTGCCGGCCGAGACGATGCCGTCCGCTTCGTGCGAGCGAACCATGTTGAAGCAGACGACGAGGCTCGATTTCTTTTTTCTGCGTATCGAGAGCGACGGCGAGTCGCTTCCCGTTATCACCTCGTCGGTGTGGACTATGCTGAGCCTCGAACGGATCGAAGGCTCGGCAGTCTCTATTATCGGCTTGATCCTTTCGCTGTCTCCAGCCAGCGCGACCGAAAGATCCGGATCCTGGCGGCAGGCCTGTATCGCGGCCTTGCAGGGCTCCTCGGGGGCGTGGTCCCCGCCCATGGCGTCAAGTGCAATCAGCATTTCTCGTCCCCCATTTTCTCGTTATTGTGAGGCTCTATCGCGGCGACGACGAAACGCCCTACGAATATCTCACGTTCGCCAATTTTTGAGTGAACGCTCACCACGTATTTGTTGCCTTTGTGCGTGCCGACCTTCGAACGCGCGATTAT
The sequence above is drawn from the Cloacibacillus sp. An23 genome and encodes:
- a CDS encoding nitrilase-related carbon-nitrogen hydrolase, with the translated sequence MKISLIQLQISPKEKDGGEALVGRVMGLIDSCAGADLIVLPELWNVGLLSYRTIWDFAEEKDGPLMRRISEKARALGAYIHCGSFAEKRGDKLFNASILFDRRGNDIAEYHKIHLFSCYGHEADSFTHGDKAVVVDTGEFGKVGLAICYDIRFPELFRRMTLGLGAELFIVPTAWPYPRKDAFTMCARVRALENSAHMFVCNLAGPYKHLQMAGNSAMIDTWGDPVYSLGEEPCILNCEYDIETTRRQRSGFPTLNDVREGMFA
- the rnc gene encoding ribonuclease III: MKNDKRREEELRAFQLKLGYEFKDAALLTEALTHSSYANENGSSYNERLEFLGDAVLELFTSERLFSAYPDFSEGEMTRLRARLVCKNSLNDWASANGLKPLIRLGKSIKTPTGSMAADCVEAVFGAVFRDGGYEAARGVVSRFLDTKEEAAAPVMEKDPKTELQELLQGSGESAPVYKLLERRGPEHASSFKVGLTAGGGLSAEAWGPSIKEAEFAAAKIALEKLRRRQG
- the fabF gene encoding beta-ketoacyl-ACP synthase II, with the protein product MTPMNDRRVVITGCGAVTPIGIGKDEFWNALERGENGVDYITLFDTEKHNIKIAAEVKNFNPENWLDKKEVRRTDRVLHFAAAGADLAVADAGLDVAALDPEMFGVYVGSGEGGINTIEENFRLLYEKGPSRVSPFMVPMMITNMPAAYIGIRLGAKGPNMAVVTACASSIHSMGEAYNCIVRGDADVMITGGVEAAISPLATAGFGSLKALSCRNDDPKHASRPFDLDRDGFVIGEGAGILVFEEYEHAKARGAHIYAEVKGYGLSCDAHHITAPSPDGDGAYRAMAMAVRKAGWKPEEVDLINAHGTSTPLNEKMETAAIKRLMGDASDKVMVQATKSMIGHALGAAGAVGTIAALLAFERGVVHPTINFETPDPECALNVVPNKAVNAKVDKALINSFGFGGHNGVLAIESLK
- the acpP gene encoding acyl carrier protein; translated protein: MKMEEVQQKLKEIVMDRLNAEEDQIKPEASFVEDLGADSLDIVELIMGIEEEFDIEIPDEDAEKLTTVGEAMEYVKGKLGVED
- the fabG gene encoding 3-oxoacyl-[acyl-carrier-protein] reductase, yielding MPDKKVALVTGAGRGIGRAIALELARRGCAVAVNYSRSEEAANEVVNEITAAGGEAFAVKADVSDAAEVKEMFKAAAEKLGPVNILVCNAGVTRDNLLMRMKDADWDDVIKTDLSSLYYCAKEAVRPMLKGRWGRIVAVSSVNGLQGSPGQCNYAAAKAGVIGFVKSLAREVASRGVTVNAVAPGFIETDMTAVLSDDVKSQFIASIPAGRPGSPQDVAEAVAFLVSEGAAYIQGQTLAVDGGITMR
- the fabD gene encoding ACP S-malonyltransferase, with protein sequence MKYAMIFPGQGAQRPGMGKDVCDKYIAAKRIFDEADEALGFSLSDIIFNGTPEQLAHTEITQPAILTVSVAMFRALEQELGTAVEPVCMAGHSLGEYTALVAAGAISVADGVRLVHKRGRLMQDAVPLGVGSMAAIIGLELGEVSEICSEAAQGEVCQAANINSPKQIVISGHATAVARAVALIEQKYTAKVVPLRVSAPFHCALMRPVADELKEAFAQIEWHDPKFPIIANATARAVQKVGAVRDALYTQTYSPVLWSQSVLEMEKEGVEGYIELGPGSVLSGLVRKICKGKRPYSVSDSQELVAAADYLRSARDAG
- the fabK gene encoding enoyl-[acyl-carrier-protein] reductase FabK, with the protein product MFENNAITKLLKIKYPIIQGGMAWVADADLAAAVSNGGGLGIIAGANMPPELLEQQLQKIKTLTDKPFGLNIMLMSPTAGDALELAAKYRVPVVTTGAGQPGKVIERLKPLGTIIIPVVAAVALAERVEKQGADAVVAEGMESGGHIGETTTMNLVPQVADAVKIPVIAAGGIADGRGMAAAFMLGASGVQMGTRFVCASECNAHVNYKEKIIKANDRATVVTGRSLGHPVRALKNKFTKQFEELEAGNAPASELEALGAGKLRLAVVEGDSDMGSFMSGQSAGLVKAIEPAASIIESVVTEMNSILSESERYVR
- a CDS encoding beta-ketoacyl-ACP synthase III gives rise to the protein MISGFPVRIAGTGKYIPEKVMTNFDFEKILDTSDEWIVTRTGIRKRHFAGEGVKCSDLAYKAGLAALEDAGIDASELDLVILATNTPDTVCPSTAAKIQGMLGAVNAGAYDVLAGCTGSLTAMLTAVTGIASGVWKNVLVIGSEDFEDVLDWSDRSTCILFGDGAGAAVLTRSEDGGPRFAAGEVKADGSKYRLITIDKEEGRDNPVLRMHGAEVFKFVNVHLPPFIKSFCEKAGVEPAEIGFWVLHQANTRIIDSLFKRLGVSTERTLMNLEQYGNTSAASLMVTLDEAMKSGSIKSGEKVLFMAFGAGMTLGALLYEA
- the plsX gene encoding phosphate acyltransferase PlsX; its protein translation is MLIALDAMGGDHAPEEPCKAAIQACRQDPDLSVALAGDSERIKPIIETAEPSIRSRLSIVHTDEVITGSDSPSLSIRRKKKSSLVVCFNMVRSHEADGIVSAGNTGAIAAGAVLLLGRIPGIDRPGLGAVLPVLNRCTLLMDVGGTVRCKPVNLLQFAQMGSIYMKLFRNVENPSVRLLSNGEEATKGDEVISAARALIEQTKLNFQGYAEGKDIPNGISDVVVCDGFTGNVVIKFGEGLGELIQSQLKEEYKHHMLPKIGCFFMLPAMKRIMGRFDWERYGGSPVLGVCGSVVKVHGRSSANAIANAITSGANFIRRNGVERIQNEIAKGAEGNDD